From Demequina lutea, a single genomic window includes:
- a CDS encoding ubiquitin-like protein Pup has protein sequence MPQTTSSSSPFEDDVPEPDAPVAPAAQASVDALDSLLDEIDDTIQSNATQFVRSFVQKGGQ, from the coding sequence ATGCCCCAGACCACATCTTCCTCATCGCCCTTTGAAGACGACGTTCCAGAGCCAGACGCCCCGGTCGCTCCGGCCGCTCAGGCGAGCGTCGACGCCCTCGACTCACTCTTGGACGAGATCGACGACACGATTCAGTCGAATGCCACGCAGTTTGTGCGGTCGTTCGTGCAAAAGGGTGGGCAGTAG
- the dop gene encoding depupylase/deamidase Dop, translating to MRVVGIETEYGITDPQDPGANPILLSSQLVAACRQWAGDASARWDYGGEDPLMDLRGSRRSREHATVDMLTDAHEYDHDRGQVTLRRRRGSWEDPAHLNAVLANGARFYVDHAHPEYSGPEVSSARDAVVWDAAGDKIARAAVETFNADGGSVALFKNNVDGKGASYGTHENYLVSRSVAFDELARRLTPHLVSRQVVVGAGRVGLGAYGEVAGFQMSQRADYMEAEVGLETTLRRPIVNTRDEPHADRARWRRLHIIIGDANCMEVPTYLKVGTTSLILAAIEAGDDRLDALVLADPVAEVSAVSHDVTMRHRLALASGEMGTALDMQRALLTIARDHVADAEDAAVIAKWEDVLEALSRDVFSAAKDVEWVAKLQLMGRMRDRYGSMGAEGVPVRAAWDDDRLKAADVQWSEVGVGLAWRLAAAGAVTRLTTDAEVESAVALPPTTTRAWLRGRMVAKRPDIIDAAGWSSIVLDRETDHGHLEVVNLPNPMATTHELLDSLIDEVRPAATDPRHD from the coding sequence ATGCGCGTCGTCGGGATCGAGACCGAGTATGGGATCACGGATCCCCAGGATCCTGGGGCGAACCCCATCCTGTTGTCCTCGCAATTGGTCGCCGCCTGCAGGCAGTGGGCGGGAGACGCGTCGGCCCGCTGGGACTACGGGGGCGAGGATCCGCTCATGGATCTGAGGGGATCGAGGCGGTCGCGAGAACATGCCACGGTCGACATGCTGACCGATGCCCACGAGTACGACCACGATCGCGGTCAGGTGACCTTGCGCCGCCGACGCGGAAGTTGGGAAGACCCTGCCCATCTCAACGCGGTGCTCGCGAATGGCGCGAGGTTTTATGTCGATCACGCTCACCCGGAGTATTCGGGGCCGGAGGTCTCGAGCGCGCGTGATGCCGTCGTGTGGGATGCGGCGGGCGACAAGATCGCGAGGGCAGCCGTCGAGACCTTCAATGCCGACGGTGGTTCGGTGGCGCTGTTCAAGAACAACGTCGACGGCAAGGGCGCGAGCTACGGCACACACGAAAACTACTTGGTGTCTCGCTCGGTCGCCTTCGATGAACTCGCGCGGCGCCTCACCCCACACCTGGTCAGCAGGCAAGTGGTGGTCGGTGCGGGTCGAGTCGGCCTCGGCGCCTACGGCGAGGTTGCGGGTTTTCAGATGTCGCAGCGGGCCGACTACATGGAGGCCGAGGTGGGTTTGGAGACGACCCTGCGCCGGCCCATCGTGAACACGAGGGATGAGCCGCACGCCGACCGCGCGAGATGGCGGCGCCTGCACATCATCATCGGCGACGCGAATTGCATGGAGGTCCCTACCTACCTCAAGGTCGGGACGACGTCGCTCATCCTTGCGGCAATCGAGGCGGGCGATGATCGTCTCGATGCTCTCGTCCTCGCCGACCCTGTGGCAGAGGTGTCCGCCGTTTCCCATGACGTGACGATGCGCCACCGGCTGGCTCTCGCATCGGGAGAGATGGGCACCGCGCTTGATATGCAACGCGCCTTGCTCACCATCGCGCGAGATCACGTTGCCGATGCGGAAGACGCCGCAGTGATCGCGAAATGGGAGGACGTGTTGGAGGCCCTTTCTCGGGACGTGTTCTCGGCCGCGAAGGACGTGGAATGGGTAGCCAAACTGCAACTCATGGGGCGTATGAGGGACCGCTACGGCTCTATGGGCGCCGAGGGGGTTCCGGTGCGTGCAGCTTGGGACGACGACAGGCTCAAGGCGGCCGACGTGCAGTGGAGCGAGGTCGGCGTCGGCCTTGCCTGGCGGCTCGCGGCCGCGGGCGCCGTGACGCGCCTGACGACCGATGCCGAGGTTGAATCGGCGGTCGCGTTGCCGCCGACGACCACGAGGGCGTGGCTGCGAGGGCGCATGGTGGCGAAGCGCCCCGACATCATTGACGCCGCAGGCTGGTCCTCGATCGTCCTTGACCGCGAGACCGATCACGGCCACCTCGAGGTGGTCAATTTGCCCAATCCCATGGCCACGACGCACGAACTGCTTGACTCGTTGATCGACGAGGTCCGCCCAGCGGCTACCGACCCACGACACGACTAG
- the arc gene encoding proteasome ATPase → MVDPLDTIAALERRNADLTRLLETARDSLGEMRVKLAEASAPPQTFATFVQWAGKHADVVANGRKMRVAVMATVGPALTPGDEVLLNAMSVVVGTAEPERSGQAAIVREVIDDARILVVSRGEDERVVSLMGGNAAARIHEGDTVIIDPRTGFASEKVERTGVEALLLEEVPDVDFASIGGLTSQIERIRDAIELPITHPELYKEHSLQPPRGLLLYGPPGCGKTLIAKAVAHSLGVASGSDRSFFLSVKGPELLNKYVGETERYIRTIFERARAQAHTGAPVVIFFDEMDALFRARGSGVSSDMETTIVPQLLTELDGVESMANVIVIGASNREDMIDPAILRPGRLDVKIEVSRPDRQASIDIMGKYLTETLPLDAGEVAAHDGDRKAAVNAMIGASVARLFQDDDAGRYMSGALLRNVVDRAKTRAIKHVIGGGERGLSTPHLLAACDQELVEARSVAAREFGEY, encoded by the coding sequence GTGGTTGACCCCCTGGACACCATCGCGGCGCTCGAAAGGCGCAATGCAGATCTGACGCGGTTGTTGGAGACCGCACGCGATTCGCTTGGCGAGATGCGCGTCAAACTCGCGGAGGCGTCCGCACCGCCGCAGACCTTTGCCACGTTTGTGCAGTGGGCGGGCAAGCATGCAGACGTCGTGGCAAACGGCCGAAAGATGCGCGTGGCAGTGATGGCCACCGTCGGCCCGGCTCTTACACCGGGAGACGAGGTTCTCCTGAATGCGATGAGCGTGGTGGTGGGCACGGCGGAACCGGAACGCAGCGGCCAAGCCGCGATCGTGCGCGAAGTGATCGACGACGCGCGCATCCTCGTGGTGTCTCGCGGAGAGGACGAGCGCGTGGTCTCTCTCATGGGAGGAAACGCGGCGGCACGGATACACGAGGGCGACACCGTCATCATCGACCCGCGCACGGGATTCGCCTCGGAGAAGGTCGAGCGCACGGGCGTCGAGGCGCTGCTGCTCGAAGAAGTTCCGGATGTCGACTTCGCGTCGATTGGCGGACTGACTTCCCAGATCGAGCGCATCCGTGACGCGATCGAACTCCCGATCACGCACCCGGAGTTGTACAAGGAGCACTCGCTGCAGCCGCCGCGTGGTCTCCTGTTGTACGGCCCTCCAGGTTGTGGAAAGACGCTGATCGCGAAGGCGGTGGCGCACTCGCTGGGAGTGGCTTCGGGATCGGACCGTAGTTTCTTCCTGTCGGTAAAGGGCCCCGAGTTGCTCAATAAGTACGTCGGCGAAACAGAGCGCTATATACGCACCATTTTTGAACGCGCGCGGGCGCAGGCCCACACGGGCGCACCGGTTGTCATCTTCTTTGACGAGATGGATGCCCTGTTCAGGGCGCGAGGCTCGGGCGTGAGCTCGGACATGGAGACGACGATCGTCCCTCAGCTCCTCACTGAGCTCGACGGCGTTGAGTCGATGGCGAACGTCATCGTCATCGGGGCCTCGAACCGCGAAGACATGATCGATCCCGCCATCCTGCGCCCCGGCAGGCTCGACGTGAAGATCGAGGTGTCGCGACCGGATCGTCAAGCGTCGATCGACATCATGGGCAAGTACTTGACGGAAACGCTGCCCCTGGATGCGGGCGAAGTCGCCGCGCACGACGGGGATCGCAAGGCGGCCGTGAATGCGATGATCGGCGCCTCTGTGGCGCGGCTGTTCCAGGACGACGATGCCGGCAGGTACATGTCGGGGGCGCTGCTCCGCAACGTCGTAGACCGTGCCAAGACACGCGCCATCAAACATGTCATCGGGGGCGGGGAGCGAGGGTTGTCGACGCCGCACTTGTTGGCCGCTTGCGACCAGGAACTCGTCGAGGCTCGATCCGTCGCGGCCAGGGAGTTCGGCGAGTACTGA
- a CDS encoding tRNA (adenine-N1)-methyltransferase, with protein MNPPAPVGAAERRGPLRAGDRVQLTDPKGRHHTIELVTGKTFHTHRGQFHHDELIGKPEGTVVRNTAGVDYVALRPLLSDFVLSMARGAAVIYPKDSAQIIQFADVYPGARVMEAGVGSGGLTMSLLRAVGDDGELTSVERREDFADIARANVESFFGGPHPAWSLLLGDFDARAMERAPGSVDRVILDMLAPWENLEAAAHVLAPGGVFLAYVATATQLSRLAEDLKETGDFTEPQAWENLIRTWHLEGLAVRPDHRMVGHTGFLLTSRRMAPGVDAPLRHRRPAKGSYPTDDDWTPEDLGERPVSDKKVRRVRRDVTVGRTEELGAVEE; from the coding sequence ATGAATCCCCCAGCGCCCGTAGGTGCCGCCGAGCGCCGCGGTCCGCTCCGTGCGGGAGACCGCGTGCAACTGACTGATCCCAAGGGCCGCCACCACACCATCGAGTTGGTCACGGGCAAAACTTTCCACACTCACAGGGGTCAGTTCCATCACGACGAGCTCATTGGCAAGCCTGAGGGCACCGTCGTGCGAAATACGGCGGGTGTCGACTACGTCGCCTTGAGGCCGTTGCTCAGCGACTTCGTCCTGTCCATGGCTCGTGGCGCCGCGGTGATTTACCCCAAGGACTCGGCGCAGATCATTCAATTCGCCGACGTCTATCCGGGTGCCCGCGTCATGGAGGCGGGCGTCGGATCGGGCGGCCTCACCATGTCGCTCCTGCGTGCGGTCGGTGACGACGGTGAACTCACCTCCGTCGAGCGTCGCGAAGACTTTGCCGACATTGCGCGCGCAAACGTCGAGTCATTCTTTGGGGGCCCGCACCCCGCGTGGAGCCTGTTGCTCGGCGACTTTGATGCGAGGGCGATGGAGCGTGCGCCGGGGTCCGTTGATCGGGTGATTCTGGACATGCTCGCACCTTGGGAGAACCTCGAGGCGGCGGCGCACGTTCTCGCGCCGGGAGGCGTCTTCCTCGCCTACGTCGCGACGGCAACACAACTATCCCGGCTTGCGGAGGACCTGAAGGAGACGGGAGACTTTACCGAGCCGCAGGCTTGGGAGAATCTCATCAGGACGTGGCACCTTGAGGGGCTCGCGGTTCGACCCGACCACAGGATGGTGGGGCACACCGGGTTCCTACTGACGTCGCGCCGGATGGCGCCCGGAGTGGATGCGCCCCTCAGGCATCGGCGTCCGGCGAAGGGTTCGTACCCAACGGACGATGATTGGACACCCGAGGACCTCGGGGAGCGACCCGTATCGGACAAGAAGGTCCGGCGGGTGAGAAGAGACGTGACGGTCGGACGGACGGAAGAATTGGGAGCAGTGGAGGAGTGA
- a CDS encoding site-2 protease family protein yields the protein MSERRTSGFVAGRILGAPVIVQPSTLIMLAVLAYIFASAAGQTTARTLSIGLLLAASLIGSVLLHEVAHAIAARAFGRKVSEIVLTLWGGHTSFDASGLTPLVNGVTAVAGPAMNLVIAGVARLILQVANVGGLAGSVLAYVAWANVLLAIFNVLPGIPMDGGRVLESIVWGATGNRNKGTLIAAWVGRFVAVAVVVYSLATPILQGRTPGLIDVMVAVMVFSILWPAASSAIAYSKAMLRRDGLTVASLMIPAVGVSYTVTVEGSRNAAKAAGVREIVVLGADDAPAGRFPLDLTDQVPPDVRDATSLQSVTTPIPRGAAIQQSAAADVLIPELREWWGKTDVLVVVDGVLVVGILRLADVVAALS from the coding sequence ATGAGTGAGCGCAGAACCTCGGGCTTCGTGGCGGGCAGGATTCTTGGTGCCCCGGTCATTGTTCAACCGAGCACGCTCATCATGCTGGCGGTGCTTGCCTACATCTTCGCCTCGGCAGCAGGGCAGACCACGGCACGGACGTTGTCGATCGGTCTGCTGCTCGCGGCCTCCCTCATCGGCTCCGTGTTGTTGCATGAGGTGGCTCACGCGATCGCCGCACGGGCGTTTGGTCGCAAGGTCAGCGAGATCGTTCTCACCCTGTGGGGCGGTCACACCAGTTTCGATGCGTCGGGTCTCACGCCGCTGGTCAATGGCGTGACGGCGGTCGCGGGCCCCGCCATGAACCTGGTGATCGCGGGCGTAGCCAGGTTGATTCTCCAGGTCGCCAACGTCGGCGGGCTCGCGGGCAGCGTGCTCGCGTATGTGGCTTGGGCCAACGTGCTTCTTGCCATCTTCAACGTGTTGCCAGGAATCCCGATGGACGGTGGAAGGGTGCTCGAGTCCATCGTGTGGGGCGCGACAGGCAATCGCAATAAGGGCACTCTGATCGCCGCGTGGGTGGGACGGTTCGTTGCCGTCGCGGTCGTGGTGTACTCGCTCGCAACGCCGATCCTTCAAGGACGCACGCCCGGTCTCATCGACGTCATGGTCGCGGTCATGGTGTTCTCCATACTGTGGCCGGCCGCCTCGTCGGCGATCGCGTACTCCAAGGCGATGCTTCGCCGTGATGGTTTGACCGTCGCTTCCCTCATGATCCCCGCGGTTGGGGTTTCATACACCGTGACCGTCGAGGGTTCACGGAATGCTGCGAAGGCTGCGGGCGTGCGCGAGATCGTCGTCCTTGGTGCCGACGATGCGCCTGCTGGGAGGTTTCCCCTCGACCTGACCGACCAGGTGCCGCCGGACGTGCGGGATGCCACCTCGCTGCAGTCGGTGACCACACCGATTCCTCGTGGCGCGGCCATTCAACAGTCAGCCGCGGCGGACGTGCTCATCCCCGAATTGAGGGAATGGTGGGGTAAGACGGACGTGTTGGTGGTGGTTGACGGCGTGTTGGTCGTCGGGATTCTGAGGCTAGCTGACGTCGTGGCGGCACTGAGCTAG
- a CDS encoding RecB family exonuclease: MLPEPGLSPSRASDFAQCPLLYRLRTIDKLPEPPQRATTLGTVVHAVLERLFDLPPAQRTRDAANDLLQPEWKRLVNREPAVAELVKDSADAAQFFDDARARVGMYFTLENPERLAPAGRELRLDAALEGGPALRGVVDRMDVSPDGAIRIIDYKSGATPRAGYGQQAEFQMRFYAMLVERSQGTRPSLMRLLYLRDGGVKELEPTDADLAAVEAQVRDTWADIQRRSSAGNFPARPSRLCSWCSFQSACPEFGGTLPNLDADAAERVTGVRPAGAP; this comes from the coding sequence ATGTTGCCTGAACCCGGACTCTCCCCCTCGCGAGCAAGCGACTTTGCGCAGTGCCCCTTGCTCTATCGCCTGCGCACGATCGACAAGTTGCCGGAACCGCCGCAGCGGGCCACGACGCTCGGCACGGTGGTCCACGCCGTGCTTGAGCGGCTCTTCGATTTGCCGCCCGCTCAGCGCACGCGAGACGCCGCGAATGACCTGCTCCAACCCGAGTGGAAGCGACTCGTCAACAGGGAGCCCGCCGTTGCGGAACTGGTGAAGGATTCGGCCGACGCCGCCCAGTTTTTCGACGATGCTCGGGCGCGAGTGGGAATGTACTTCACCTTGGAGAACCCCGAACGCCTGGCGCCGGCCGGGCGTGAACTGCGCCTCGACGCCGCGCTTGAGGGCGGTCCCGCCCTGCGCGGAGTCGTTGACCGCATGGATGTGTCGCCCGACGGCGCGATTCGCATCATCGACTACAAGTCCGGAGCCACCCCGCGGGCCGGTTACGGCCAACAGGCCGAGTTCCAGATGCGCTTCTACGCGATGCTCGTTGAGCGAAGCCAAGGCACGCGCCCTAGCCTCATGAGGCTGCTGTATTTGCGCGACGGCGGGGTCAAGGAACTTGAACCAACAGACGCGGATCTTGCGGCGGTCGAGGCCCAGGTGCGTGACACTTGGGCCGACATCCAGCGCCGCTCTTCCGCAGGCAACTTTCCTGCCCGACCATCACGGCTGTGCTCCTGGTGTTCCTTTCAGTCGGCGTGCCCCGAGTTCGGCGGCACCTTGCCGAATCTCGACGCCGATGCGGCCGAACGCGTCACGGGTGTGCGCCCCGCCGGTGCCCCGTAG
- a CDS encoding HAD family hydrolase — translation MTLSQLPAGVLWDMDGTLIDSEPYWIDAEMNLAARFGVPWTHEDGLTLVGNPLDVSAQVLIDRGVHLTAAEVIDVLVTEVAARAQAWMPWVPDARALLDEVVDAGIPCALVTMSIGSLVDRFVEQAGDVFSAVVTGDQVAKGKPNPEAYLLAAKRLGVDPTQCVAIEDSPVGIRAAHASGAATIAVSRHTKTPDIQGVTVLTSLEGVALGDLARILCQHAAMVSR, via the coding sequence GTGACACTTTCTCAGTTGCCCGCAGGCGTCCTGTGGGACATGGACGGCACCCTGATCGACTCGGAACCGTACTGGATCGACGCCGAAATGAACTTGGCCGCACGCTTTGGTGTGCCATGGACCCACGAGGATGGGCTCACGCTCGTGGGGAACCCCCTGGACGTATCGGCCCAAGTGCTGATCGACAGGGGAGTCCATCTCACCGCGGCGGAAGTCATCGACGTGTTGGTGACCGAGGTTGCCGCGAGGGCCCAGGCTTGGATGCCTTGGGTTCCTGATGCGAGGGCACTTCTCGACGAGGTGGTGGACGCGGGCATACCCTGTGCGCTCGTGACCATGTCGATCGGTTCGTTGGTCGACCGGTTCGTGGAGCAAGCGGGCGACGTCTTTTCGGCGGTAGTAACCGGCGATCAGGTAGCGAAAGGCAAGCCCAACCCGGAGGCCTATCTCCTCGCGGCCAAGAGGCTCGGGGTGGATCCCACGCAGTGCGTGGCGATCGAGGACTCGCCGGTCGGCATTCGCGCAGCACACGCCTCGGGAGCCGCAACCATCGCGGTATCCCGGCACACAAAGACTCCAGACATTCAAGGCGTCACCGTCCTCACGAGCCTGGAAGGCGTGGCATTAGGAGATTTGGCACGCATTCTGTGCCAACACGCGGCGATGGTTTCGAGGTAG
- a CDS encoding PAC2 family protein, whose amino-acid sequence MSSPPSTPRGAPLESIMIAAFEGWNDAGNGASHALDHLAEVWNAQEYGTVDPEDYHDFQVSRPTLTRLPGGERIVSWPGTVVSTCAAASTPDRRISLVRGIEPSMRWRQFCGEILDYAEDLEVTTLITCGALLVDVPHTRPLPTFVSSEDAHARRLYGLESADYEGPTGIVGVLGHEAELRGITVLSMWVGVPHYVAHPPNPKATLALLNQLERFIGAGIDLGDLVDDAEAWQRGADELAEEDEEIAAHVAQLESVMDEASLPEASGDAIAAEFEQFLRRREGGTGKA is encoded by the coding sequence ATGAGCTCACCACCGTCGACCCCTCGCGGCGCGCCCCTCGAGTCGATCATGATTGCCGCGTTCGAAGGATGGAACGACGCGGGCAATGGCGCATCGCATGCTCTCGATCACCTTGCAGAGGTCTGGAACGCCCAGGAGTACGGAACCGTCGATCCGGAGGACTACCACGACTTTCAGGTGAGCAGACCGACGCTCACCCGGTTGCCGGGCGGCGAACGCATCGTGTCGTGGCCGGGAACTGTCGTGTCAACGTGTGCGGCGGCGTCGACTCCTGACAGGCGCATCTCCCTTGTCAGGGGAATCGAACCCTCGATGCGCTGGCGTCAGTTTTGTGGCGAGATTCTTGACTATGCCGAGGACCTCGAAGTCACCACCCTCATCACGTGCGGGGCGCTCTTGGTCGACGTTCCTCACACACGACCGCTGCCCACATTCGTTTCATCGGAGGACGCCCACGCGCGCAGGCTCTACGGTCTCGAATCCGCCGACTACGAGGGCCCTACCGGAATCGTCGGTGTGCTCGGGCACGAGGCGGAACTCAGGGGCATCACCGTTCTCTCGATGTGGGTGGGTGTCCCCCACTACGTGGCGCATCCGCCGAATCCCAAGGCGACGCTTGCCCTGCTGAACCAACTCGAGCGCTTCATCGGCGCAGGGATTGACCTTGGCGACCTCGTGGACGACGCCGAGGCGTGGCAACGGGGCGCGGACGAACTCGCTGAGGAAGACGAGGAGATCGCCGCCCACGTCGCGCAACTCGAATCCGTCATGGACGAGGCGAGCCTGCCCGAGGCATCGGGAGACGCGATTGCCGCCGAGTTCGAGCAGTTCCTGCGCCGGCGTGAGGGCGGCACCGGAAAGGCTTAG
- a CDS encoding undecaprenyl-diphosphate phosphatase has product MNWWEAVVMGLVQGLTEFLPVSSSAHIRVVGTLLPYGSDPGAAFSAIIQLGTEAAVLLYFRKDIARIIGAWVAALLGKHGKDRASRFGSGDPDAKLGWWVILGSIPIVAIGLPFKSAIESSLRNLLIVAAALAIFGVLLGWVDRVRPATRELRTLRAKDAVLLGFAQAGALIPGVSRSGGTITMGRWLGLTREAAARYSFLLAIPAVLGSASLEAVTKVSDLTAPGGTGIPATVIATIMSFVVGYAVIVWFMKIITTRSFMPFVIYRLVFAAVIIVLVATGTIAAS; this is encoded by the coding sequence ATGAACTGGTGGGAAGCCGTTGTCATGGGCCTGGTGCAAGGCCTCACAGAATTTCTGCCGGTGTCGTCTTCGGCGCACATTAGGGTCGTGGGCACCCTGCTGCCGTACGGCAGCGACCCGGGCGCCGCGTTCAGCGCGATCATCCAACTTGGCACCGAGGCGGCCGTGTTGCTGTACTTCCGCAAGGACATCGCGCGGATCATTGGTGCGTGGGTTGCCGCGCTCTTGGGCAAGCACGGCAAGGACAGGGCTTCCCGCTTCGGTTCCGGAGACCCTGACGCGAAGCTGGGGTGGTGGGTCATCCTCGGCTCGATCCCGATCGTCGCTATTGGGCTGCCCTTCAAGAGCGCTATTGAGTCGAGCTTGCGAAACCTGCTGATCGTTGCCGCGGCGCTAGCCATCTTTGGTGTGCTTCTCGGTTGGGTAGACCGCGTGAGGCCTGCCACCAGAGAACTTCGCACGCTTCGGGCGAAGGATGCCGTGCTGCTTGGGTTCGCACAGGCGGGTGCTCTCATTCCCGGCGTGTCGCGCTCGGGTGGAACCATCACGATGGGCCGATGGCTCGGACTTACTCGCGAGGCCGCAGCACGCTACTCGTTCCTGTTGGCGATTCCCGCGGTCCTGGGGTCGGCATCATTGGAAGCCGTCACCAAGGTGAGCGATCTGACCGCACCGGGCGGCACGGGCATTCCGGCCACCGTGATTGCGACCATCATGTCCTTTGTGGTCGGCTACGCGGTGATCGTTTGGTTCATGAAGATCATCACCACGCGATCATTCATGCCGTTCGTGATCTACCGACTCGTCTTTGCCGCGGTCATCATTGTGCTCGTCGCCACGGGCACGATCGCGGCCAGCTAG
- a CDS encoding aldo/keto reductase, translating to MQVRRLGARGAEVSRLALGTMTWSRDTSVDEASRLLGAFVDAGGTLIDTAATYADGGSERVIGSLLGGSFSRSEVQLCTKAGVRRTPEGGVIDASRGALLDTLDASLARLGTDHVDVWLVHAFDPLTPLEETMHALEVALTTGRARHVGVSNFPGWAMARAATLARAGVGPAVTQVEYSLLERGIEREVVPAAKALGMGILAWSPLGRGVLTGKYAHAIPADSRAASDHLAGFVEPYLNPRAAAIVAALSTASEGLGRSPHEVALAWVRDAPGVASAIVGARSAEQLAPSLAAEDLVLPDQIRSALDDVTQPQIGYPEHR from the coding sequence ATGCAGGTACGACGCCTAGGCGCACGCGGAGCGGAGGTCTCACGGCTGGCGCTTGGCACCATGACGTGGTCGAGGGACACGTCCGTTGATGAGGCCTCGCGCCTGCTTGGCGCCTTTGTCGACGCGGGCGGAACCTTGATCGACACCGCCGCTACCTACGCGGATGGCGGCTCGGAGCGCGTCATCGGCTCCCTCTTGGGCGGCTCCTTCTCCCGGTCCGAGGTTCAGCTGTGCACCAAAGCCGGAGTGCGCAGGACGCCCGAGGGCGGCGTGATCGATGCGTCGCGTGGAGCCCTGCTCGACACACTCGACGCCTCGCTCGCCCGCCTGGGGACCGACCACGTCGACGTATGGCTGGTTCATGCTTTCGACCCCCTCACTCCGCTCGAGGAGACGATGCACGCCCTCGAGGTCGCCCTCACCACGGGAAGAGCCCGCCACGTGGGTGTGTCGAACTTTCCCGGCTGGGCGATGGCACGAGCGGCCACACTCGCCCGAGCGGGCGTCGGCCCCGCGGTCACTCAAGTCGAGTATTCCCTACTAGAACGTGGAATCGAACGCGAGGTTGTGCCAGCGGCGAAGGCTCTTGGCATGGGAATACTCGCGTGGTCGCCGCTTGGCAGGGGCGTACTGACCGGCAAGTACGCTCACGCGATTCCCGCCGACTCGCGGGCCGCGTCGGATCACTTGGCTGGCTTTGTCGAGCCGTATCTCAACCCGCGCGCCGCGGCGATCGTGGCCGCGCTGTCGACGGCATCGGAGGGCTTGGGGCGCTCCCCACACGAGGTTGCCCTCGCGTGGGTAAGAGATGCACCGGGCGTTGCATCTGCGATTGTCGGCGCGCGTTCAGCGGAACAATTGGCGCCGAGCCTCGCTGCCGAGGACCTCGTCCTCCCGGATCAGATTCGCTCCGCACTCGACGATGTCACACAACCGCAGATTGGATACCCAGAGCACCGCTAG
- a CDS encoding DUF5703 family protein — MTDSVRIAAGHVINPRMERAEARSHTQWRVVDVPRSITRAETTQILAEQAEYGRWELARSLVYVGGARRVWLRRRAMRVERTDAA, encoded by the coding sequence ATGACTGACTCGGTGCGCATCGCGGCTGGCCACGTGATCAATCCACGCATGGAACGCGCCGAAGCGCGTTCGCACACTCAGTGGCGAGTGGTCGACGTTCCTCGATCGATCACCCGCGCGGAGACCACGCAAATCCTTGCCGAACAGGCCGAATATGGCCGTTGGGAGTTGGCAAGGAGCCTGGTCTACGTCGGCGGTGCACGCAGGGTTTGGCTACGCAGACGTGCCATGCGCGTCGAGCGCACTGACGCCGCCTGA